A region of Kribbella sp. NBC_01245 DNA encodes the following proteins:
- the pyrR gene encoding bifunctional pyr operon transcriptional regulator/uracil phosphoribosyltransferase PyrR, whose protein sequence is MTPASAIEPRTVLDASDISRALTRIAHEILERNRGADPVVLLGIPTRGVGLASRISARIAAVEGQTVPTGSLDVTMYRDDIGLKPARALEHTDIPGDGIDGKVVVLVDDVLFSGRTIRAALDAISDIGRPKAVQLAVLVDRGHRELPIRADYVGKNLPTSLVERVTVRLTEYDDSDAVLIGVGADAKVGADAKVGADTKAGEKGGVR, encoded by the coding sequence ATCACGCCTGCCTCGGCGATTGAGCCGAGAACAGTCCTTGACGCTTCCGACATCTCCCGGGCATTGACCCGGATCGCGCACGAGATCCTCGAGCGCAACAGGGGCGCCGACCCCGTCGTCCTGCTGGGCATTCCGACCCGAGGAGTGGGACTCGCGTCCCGTATCTCGGCACGCATCGCGGCGGTCGAAGGGCAGACCGTGCCCACAGGGTCACTCGATGTAACCATGTACCGCGACGACATCGGCCTCAAGCCCGCCCGCGCGCTCGAGCACACCGACATCCCCGGCGACGGGATCGACGGCAAGGTCGTCGTCCTGGTCGACGACGTGCTCTTCTCCGGCCGCACCATCCGCGCCGCGCTCGACGCGATCAGCGACATCGGCCGCCCGAAGGCGGTCCAGCTCGCGGTTCTGGTCGATCGCGGCCATCGCGAACTGCCGATCCGCGCCGACTATGTGGGCAAGAACCTGCCCACCTCCCTGGTCGAGCGGGTCACCGTCCGGCTCACCGAGTACGACGACTCCGACGCGGTGCTGATCGGCGTCGGTGCTGACGCCAAAGTCGGTGCTGACGCCAAAGTCGGTGCTGACACCAAAGCCGGCGAGAAGGGGGGCGTGAGATGA
- the efp gene encoding elongation factor P, whose protein sequence is MATTNDLKNGMVLNLDGQLWSVVWFQHHKPGKGGAVMRTKLKNVLSGKVVDKTFNADVKVDVANVDKRDMTYLYNDGESYVFMDAGTYEQLTITPEVVGEASHFLLENQEAIVAVHEELPLYVELPASVELTVEYTEPGLQGDRSTGGTKPAKLETGYTIQVPLFLTTGEKVKVDTRTGDYLGRVTS, encoded by the coding sequence GTGGCAACGACGAACGACCTCAAGAACGGCATGGTGCTCAACCTGGATGGGCAGCTGTGGTCCGTCGTCTGGTTCCAGCACCACAAGCCGGGCAAGGGCGGTGCGGTGATGCGCACCAAGCTGAAGAACGTGCTGTCCGGCAAGGTCGTCGACAAGACGTTCAACGCCGACGTCAAGGTCGACGTGGCGAACGTCGACAAGCGCGACATGACGTACCTGTACAACGATGGCGAGTCCTACGTCTTCATGGACGCCGGGACGTATGAGCAGCTCACCATCACCCCCGAGGTGGTCGGCGAGGCCTCGCACTTCCTGCTGGAGAACCAGGAGGCGATCGTCGCGGTGCACGAGGAGCTCCCGCTGTACGTCGAGCTGCCGGCCTCGGTCGAGCTCACCGTGGAGTACACCGAGCCCGGTCTGCAGGGCGACCGCTCCACCGGCGGCACCAAGCCCGCCAAGCTGGAGACCGGCTACACCATCCAGGTGCCGCTGTTCCTGACCACCGGCGAGAAGGTCAAGGTGGACACCCGGACCGGGGACTACCTCGGCCGCGTCACCTCCTGA
- a CDS encoding response regulator transcription factor, giving the protein MTNHRIPVWVKALDPLSQFGLVHALRQRPEIALLTDADLAQLTPPTAHTRTATAPNGHAAAGSNGHAIPGANGHAVAGSNGHAVAAPAVAAPAVHRRPLTGPPVIGLIAADSLDPVAIQVLRAATKRGCRRTVLIGGTIDDEALMTAVELGVSGVLRRSDATADRIVHLVRSAAAGDGSLPPDLLGRLLGQVSRMQRHVLAPRGLSHTGLSDRETQVLRLVADGKDTQEIARELSYSERTVKNVLHDVTSRLHLRNRSHAVAYALREGLI; this is encoded by the coding sequence TTGACGAATCACCGCATTCCGGTCTGGGTAAAAGCCCTAGACCCGCTATCCCAGTTCGGCCTCGTACACGCCCTACGCCAGCGCCCGGAGATCGCCCTACTCACCGACGCCGACCTGGCCCAGCTAACCCCACCGACCGCCCACACCCGCACGGCCACCGCCCCCAACGGCCACGCGGCCGCCGGTTCCAACGGTCACGCCATCCCGGGGGCTAACGGTCACGCTGTCGCCGGCTCCAACGGTCACGCGGTTGCCGCGCCCGCGGTCGCGGCACCTGCCGTGCACAGGCGGCCCCTCACTGGCCCGCCCGTGATCGGCCTGATCGCGGCCGACTCGCTCGACCCCGTCGCCATCCAGGTACTGCGCGCCGCCACCAAACGCGGTTGCCGCCGTACCGTCCTGATCGGTGGCACCATCGACGACGAGGCCCTGATGACCGCCGTCGAGCTCGGAGTCTCCGGCGTACTCCGCCGCTCCGACGCCACCGCCGACCGGATCGTGCACCTAGTGCGGTCAGCTGCCGCCGGCGACGGCAGCCTGCCCCCGGACCTACTCGGCCGGCTCCTCGGCCAGGTCTCCCGCATGCAACGCCACGTACTAGCACCGCGCGGCCTATCCCACACAGGCCTATCCGACCGCGAAACCCAAGTCCTCCGCCTAGTCGCCGACGGCAAGGACACCCAGGAGATCGCCCGCGAACTCTCCTACTCCGAACGCACCGTCAAAAACGTCCTCCACGACGTAACCAGCCGCCTCCACCTCCGCAACCGCTCCCACGCCGTCGCCTACGCCCTCCGCGAAGGCCTCATCTAG
- the nusB gene encoding transcription antitermination factor NusB has translation MSARSKARKRALDVLYESEVRGLAVGGTLAERLEDNDPPVAEFTVSLVEGVSTHITAIDDLLSTHSVGWTLDRMPAVDRNILRIGVYELLYDEQVPDVVAVSEAVAMARDLSTDESPAFVNGLLARLLQLKPTLGV, from the coding sequence ATGTCTGCCCGGAGTAAGGCCCGCAAGCGCGCCCTCGACGTCCTGTACGAGTCGGAGGTGCGTGGCCTTGCCGTTGGCGGCACGCTGGCCGAGCGGCTCGAGGACAACGACCCACCGGTGGCGGAGTTCACCGTTTCCCTGGTCGAAGGGGTGTCGACGCACATCACGGCGATCGACGACCTGCTGAGCACTCACTCGGTCGGCTGGACGCTGGACCGGATGCCCGCCGTCGACCGCAACATCTTGCGGATCGGCGTCTACGAGCTGCTGTACGACGAGCAGGTGCCGGACGTCGTCGCGGTCAGCGAAGCGGTGGCCATGGCCAGGGATCTGTCCACGGACGAATCCCCGGCCTTCGTCAACGGGTTGCTGGCCCGTCTCCTTCAGCTCAAACCCACCCTCGGCGTCTGA
- the aroQ gene encoding type II 3-dehydroquinate dehydratase — MTELRKVLVLNGPNLGRLGSREPDVYGATTFADLVADCEKTGAELGLQVEVRQTDDEAELVGWLHEAADGRVPVVLNPAAFTHYSYALRDACAQRTAALIEVHISNPAAREEFRHNSVVSAVANGTIAGFGLDSYRLALRAITTLP; from the coding sequence GTGACGGAACTGCGCAAGGTGCTAGTGCTGAACGGGCCGAATCTGGGCCGGCTGGGGTCGCGGGAGCCGGACGTGTACGGCGCGACGACGTTCGCCGACCTGGTCGCCGACTGCGAGAAGACCGGGGCCGAGCTCGGGCTGCAGGTCGAGGTGCGGCAGACGGACGACGAGGCCGAGCTGGTCGGCTGGTTGCACGAAGCGGCCGATGGCCGGGTGCCGGTGGTGCTCAATCCGGCGGCGTTCACGCACTACTCGTACGCCCTCCGGGACGCTTGCGCCCAGCGCACGGCCGCCCTGATCGAGGTGCACATCAGCAACCCGGCGGCCCGCGAGGAGTTCCGGCACAACAGCGTCGTCAGCGCGGTCGCCAACGGCACGATCGCCGGTTTCGGCCTCGACTCCTACCGCCTGGCCCTGCGCGCCATCACGACGCTGCCCTGA
- a CDS encoding RNA polymerase sigma factor → MSTRAATLGVAVSRSDRDIGAPDQHLWARLREADEQALTALFRRHSDAVYNFAFRRLSSWSAAEDAVQATFTSLWRRARSGRIDVLTLESARPLLLVMAGHECSNLLRSSRRHLALVDRITALDRGADEPDPAAAAASRLDDERAMARIREVLDEIPAAQREVVELVVWSECSMAEAARALGIPEGTVKSRLARARRALATRLDLGNPALEVSE, encoded by the coding sequence ATGAGCACACGAGCAGCGACGCTGGGGGTGGCCGTGTCCCGGTCGGATCGCGATATCGGCGCCCCTGACCAGCATCTGTGGGCGCGATTACGGGAGGCCGACGAGCAGGCCCTCACCGCGCTCTTCCGTCGGCACAGCGATGCCGTCTATAACTTCGCGTTCCGGCGGTTGTCGTCGTGGTCCGCCGCGGAGGACGCGGTCCAGGCCACCTTCACCTCGCTCTGGCGACGGGCCCGAAGCGGCCGGATCGACGTACTCACGCTCGAATCCGCCCGGCCGCTGCTGCTGGTGATGGCCGGGCACGAGTGCAGCAACCTGCTTCGGTCCAGCCGTCGCCACCTGGCGCTGGTGGACCGCATCACCGCGCTCGACCGTGGCGCCGACGAGCCCGACCCTGCCGCCGCCGCGGCGTCCCGACTCGACGACGAACGCGCGATGGCCCGGATCCGCGAAGTCCTGGACGAGATCCCGGCCGCACAACGCGAGGTGGTCGAACTCGTCGTCTGGTCGGAGTGCTCGATGGCCGAGGCGGCTCGCGCGCTCGGCATCCCCGAAGGCACGGTCAAATCCCGGCTGGCCCGCGCCCGCCGTGCCCTCGCCACCCGTCTCGATCTCGGTAATCCCGCCCTGGAGGTATCGGAATGA
- the bldD gene encoding transcriptional regulator BldD: protein MTSVPSEYAKTLGGKLRAIRQQQGLSLHGVEEKSKGRWKAVVVGSYERGDRAVTVQKLAELADFYGVPIRELLPGSASAAAAAAAPPRLILDLEALQHLDASEAGPLTRYAATIQAQRGDYNGKVLSIRQDDMRTLAVIYDESPTTLTERFISWGVLNPEAKGDVEVEETAGA from the coding sequence ATGACCAGCGTGCCTAGCGAATACGCGAAGACACTTGGCGGCAAGTTACGCGCCATCCGCCAGCAGCAGGGCCTGTCCTTGCATGGCGTGGAAGAGAAGTCCAAGGGTCGCTGGAAGGCGGTTGTGGTCGGCTCGTATGAGCGTGGCGACCGAGCCGTCACCGTCCAGAAGCTCGCCGAGCTCGCCGATTTCTATGGCGTGCCGATCCGTGAGCTACTCCCAGGTTCCGCGAGTGCGGCGGCGGCAGCGGCCGCTCCGCCGAGGCTGATCCTCGACCTGGAGGCCCTTCAGCACCTCGACGCGTCGGAGGCCGGACCGCTCACGCGGTATGCGGCGACCATTCAGGCGCAGCGTGGTGACTACAACGGCAAGGTGCTGTCGATCCGTCAGGACGACATGCGCACGCTCGCCGTCATCTACGACGAGTCTCCGACCACTCTGACCGAGCGCTTCATCTCCTGGGGTGTTCTCAACCCCGAGGCGAAGGGTGACGTCGAGGTCGAGGAGACCGCCGGCGCTTGA
- a CDS encoding TetR/AcrR family transcriptional regulator yields MKRQRTREAISSAAITLFLERGFAAVSVADVAAAAQVSKPTLFKYFPTKQDLALDRIADHEREAARVVRERESGEDPIQALRRHFLANLESRDPVTGLNDHPVVLAYHRLVFTTPELASRVLDLVVQDEEALAESLIETYGELAANVRAAQVVATQRVLARRNWQALADGSTAAERYPVAVTEASEGFDLLG; encoded by the coding sequence TTGAAACGACAGCGCACGCGCGAGGCGATCTCGTCGGCGGCGATCACTCTTTTCCTCGAGCGTGGTTTTGCCGCGGTGTCGGTGGCGGACGTTGCCGCGGCGGCACAGGTGTCGAAGCCGACCCTCTTCAAGTACTTCCCGACCAAGCAGGACCTGGCCCTCGATCGGATCGCCGACCACGAGCGCGAGGCGGCCCGCGTCGTCCGCGAACGCGAATCGGGCGAGGATCCGATTCAGGCGTTGCGTCGGCATTTCCTGGCGAACCTGGAGAGTCGCGATCCGGTGACCGGGCTCAACGACCACCCCGTAGTGCTGGCGTACCACCGGCTCGTCTTCACCACGCCAGAACTCGCGAGCCGCGTGCTCGACCTCGTCGTACAGGATGAGGAAGCGCTCGCCGAGAGCCTTATCGAGACCTATGGCGAGTTGGCCGCCAACGTGCGGGCCGCACAAGTCGTCGCGACCCAGCGAGTGCTTGCCCGGCGCAATTGGCAGGCGCTGGCCGACGGTTCGACCGCCGCCGAGCGCTATCCGGTGGCTGTCACGGAGGCATCCGAAGGGTTCGACCTACTAGGCTGA
- the aroB gene encoding 3-dehydroquinate synthase, which translates to MSDARRITVDASAPYDVVIGHNLLGELPALLGDDVQRVAVIHPRALRASGDAIRDDLVSAGLTAHAIEIPDAEEAKSAEVLAYCWSVLGQAGFTRSDAIVSIGGGTTTDLAGFVAATWLRGVRVVHIPTTLLGMVDAAVGGKTGINTAEGKNLVGAFWEPAGVLCDLAALETLPKNDYISGLAEVVKCGFIADPVILDLVEADPAGSTSPGYQHTEELIARAIQVKADSVGADLRERTSSVSGKIGREALNYGHTLGHAIERVERFKWRHGAAISIGMVFVAELARAAGRLDDATADRHVTVLESLGLPVRYRADAWPHLQDAMKLDKKTRADRLRFVILDALAKPTILEAPDPSLLVAAYAELT; encoded by the coding sequence GTGAGCGACGCCCGCCGGATCACCGTCGACGCCAGCGCGCCGTACGACGTGGTCATCGGTCACAACCTGCTCGGCGAGTTGCCGGCGCTGCTCGGTGACGACGTCCAGCGCGTCGCGGTGATCCACCCGCGCGCGCTCCGGGCCAGCGGCGACGCGATCCGCGACGACCTCGTTTCGGCCGGTCTCACCGCGCACGCGATCGAGATCCCGGACGCCGAGGAGGCCAAGTCGGCCGAGGTCCTGGCCTATTGCTGGTCGGTGCTCGGGCAGGCCGGTTTCACCCGGTCCGACGCGATCGTCTCGATCGGCGGCGGTACGACGACCGACCTGGCCGGGTTCGTCGCGGCGACCTGGTTGCGTGGCGTGCGTGTTGTGCACATCCCGACCACGTTGCTGGGCATGGTCGACGCCGCGGTTGGTGGTAAGACCGGGATCAATACGGCCGAAGGTAAGAACCTGGTCGGCGCCTTCTGGGAGCCCGCTGGGGTGTTGTGCGATCTCGCGGCGCTCGAAACGCTGCCGAAGAACGACTACATCAGCGGTCTGGCCGAAGTGGTCAAGTGCGGGTTCATCGCCGACCCGGTCATTTTGGACTTGGTGGAGGCAGATCCGGCTGGTTCGACTTCGCCGGGTTATCAGCACACCGAGGAGCTGATCGCCAGGGCCATCCAGGTGAAGGCTGACTCGGTTGGTGCCGATCTACGCGAGCGGACGAGTTCTGTGAGCGGCAAAATCGGGCGGGAGGCGCTGAACTACGGGCATACGCTCGGGCACGCGATTGAGCGGGTTGAGCGGTTCAAGTGGCGTCACGGTGCAGCGATCAGTATTGGCATGGTCTTCGTCGCAGAGTTGGCCCGAGCCGCTGGACGCCTCGACGACGCTACTGCCGACCGCCACGTCACTGTGCTGGAGTCACTCGGTCTGCCGGTCCGCTACCGCGCTGACGCCTGGCCGCACTTGCAGGACGCTATGAAGCTCGACAAGAAGACTCGGGCCGACCGGCTCCGCTTCGTCATCCTGGACGCGCTTGCCAAGCCCACCATCCTCGAGGCGCCTGACCCGAGTCTGCTGGTCGCTGCTTACGCCGAGCTCACGTAG